In one Chitinophaga sancti genomic region, the following are encoded:
- the ppk1 gene encoding polyphosphate kinase 1 — MRLSKSEPLDTFTQDPEMEKKTNSKKNAPEKKKMIPRDVSWLAFNARVLQEAADPSVPLHERIRFLGIHSNNQDEFFRVRVATLRRMLQVGKSARMHLEENPEQILDDIHDLVIDQQREFDRIWDGIVDELKEQKIFIRTEKNLSKEQQKFVLSYFNEEVRTNIIPLMIESIQQFPLLRDKSIYLAIVLARQDNSVRQKFALIEIPTIVLPRFIIMPSKEGEKDIILIEDVIRFCLPYIFTYFGYDKFNAHIIKVTRDAELDIDNDISTSLIHQIEKGLKDRRKGKPVRFVYDKDIDPLLLEYLMRRMGLSPGDNLIPGARIHNFKDFMDFPNAVFAEKTSSLRKNFVHPLFAEATSVMHVIQGQDVMLHTPYHSFDTIIDLLREAAIDPNVVSIKITAYRLARNSRIVNALVNAVRNGKQVTVSLELRARFNEADNLEWKTRLEDEGVKVLIGIPGLKVHAKMCVIKKKIGTKTIQCGFVATGNLNEKTARVYGDHWLLTANRSILADINRVFSYLESPKHDPKILAACKTLAISPISMRSFFIKMIEKEIKLAKNKSGGEMIIKMNSLSDPQMINLLYEAARVGVNVKMIIRGICCAYTENKKWKKDITAISIVDEYLEHARAFVFRGGVYISSCDWMVRNLDHRVEVAVPIFDPAIQQEIKDILAIQLSGNVKARILDNEQNNKYKHEGSKKIRSQIEIFKYLHEKQYK, encoded by the coding sequence ATGCGATTGTCCAAAAGTGAGCCTTTAGATACTTTTACTCAAGATCCGGAGATGGAAAAAAAGACGAACAGCAAGAAAAATGCGCCAGAAAAAAAGAAAATGATACCCCGGGATGTAAGCTGGCTCGCCTTTAATGCCAGAGTATTACAGGAAGCAGCTGACCCCAGTGTACCATTACATGAGCGGATCCGTTTTCTCGGTATTCACTCGAATAACCAGGATGAATTCTTCCGCGTACGCGTAGCCACCCTTCGCAGAATGCTCCAGGTAGGCAAATCTGCCCGCATGCACCTCGAAGAAAACCCCGAACAGATCCTTGATGATATCCATGATCTCGTTATTGACCAGCAACGTGAATTTGACCGCATCTGGGATGGGATCGTCGATGAACTCAAAGAACAAAAGATCTTTATCCGTACAGAAAAAAACCTGAGCAAAGAACAACAGAAATTCGTGCTCAGCTATTTTAATGAAGAAGTGCGTACCAACATCATCCCTTTGATGATCGAGAGTATCCAGCAATTTCCATTACTGCGCGATAAATCTATTTACCTGGCGATCGTTCTCGCCCGGCAGGACAACTCTGTCAGGCAGAAATTTGCGCTGATAGAGATCCCCACCATTGTCCTCCCCCGCTTTATCATCATGCCCTCCAAAGAAGGCGAAAAAGACATCATCCTCATCGAAGATGTGATCCGCTTCTGCCTGCCTTATATCTTCACTTATTTCGGCTACGACAAGTTCAACGCCCACATCATCAAGGTGACCCGCGATGCGGAACTGGATATTGATAACGACATCTCTACCAGCCTCATTCACCAGATCGAAAAAGGCCTGAAAGACCGTCGTAAAGGGAAACCGGTTCGCTTTGTTTATGACAAGGACATCGATCCCCTGCTGCTCGAATACCTGATGCGCCGTATGGGCCTCTCCCCTGGCGATAACCTGATTCCCGGTGCACGGATCCATAATTTCAAGGACTTTATGGATTTCCCGAACGCCGTATTTGCAGAGAAAACCAGCTCACTGCGCAAAAACTTTGTGCATCCTTTGTTCGCCGAAGCTACGAGCGTGATGCACGTGATCCAGGGCCAGGATGTAATGCTCCACACGCCTTACCACTCCTTCGATACCATCATTGACCTGCTGCGTGAAGCCGCCATCGATCCGAATGTGGTGAGCATCAAGATCACCGCTTACCGGCTGGCCCGTAATTCCAGGATCGTGAACGCCCTCGTGAACGCGGTGCGCAATGGGAAACAGGTGACGGTATCGCTCGAATTACGTGCCCGCTTTAATGAGGCAGATAACCTGGAATGGAAGACCCGCCTGGAAGATGAAGGGGTGAAAGTGCTGATTGGTATCCCGGGTCTGAAAGTGCACGCCAAGATGTGCGTGATCAAAAAGAAGATCGGTACCAAGACCATCCAGTGTGGCTTTGTCGCTACCGGTAACCTGAATGAAAAGACAGCCCGCGTATATGGCGACCATTGGTTGCTCACGGCGAACAGGAGCATCCTTGCAGACATCAACCGGGTGTTCTCCTATCTCGAAAGTCCGAAGCACGATCCGAAGATCCTTGCTGCCTGTAAGACACTGGCCATAAGCCCTATCAGCATGCGATCATTCTTCATAAAGATGATTGAAAAAGAGATCAAGCTGGCAAAGAATAAGAGTGGCGGAGAGATGATCATTAAGATGAACTCTCTTTCAGATCCGCAGATGATCAATTTGCTGTACGAAGCTGCACGTGTAGGCGTGAATGTGAAGATGATCATCAGGGGTATCTGTTGTGCATATACGGAAAACAAGAAATGGAAGAAGGATATTACAGCTATCAGTATCGTGGATGAATACCTGGAACATGCCAGGGCATTCGTTTTCAGGGGTGGGGTATATATTTCCTCCTGCGACTGGATGGTGCGTAATCTCGATCATCGTGTGGAAGTAGCGGTGCCGATATTTGATCCTGCTATCCAGCAGGAAATTAAAGATATCCTGGCGATCCAGCTCAGTGGGAATGTGAAAGCGAGGATACTGGACAATGAGCAGAATAATAAGTACAAGCATGAGGGGAGCAAGAAGATCAGGTCACAGATAGAGATCTTTAAGTATTTGCACGAGAAGCAGTATAAATAG
- a CDS encoding S8 family peptidase → MKSSGAMAVMAGCVAMMTVLTTNSAYAQGNAVPKNWHLLDYAADSVYGTSVQRAYAELLKGRKSTPLVVAVIDSGIDTLHEDLKSILWTNPKEIPGNGIDDDKNGYVDDVHGWNFLGGKDGRSLKDDSDEATREYVRLKDKYKNPDSALDHNSKEYAYWQKVSAKIAKPSTESKTTYKAMLKLQDNVNRASSLLTKYLDKNDYDVPKLDSIQTTDQDVMVAKNFMIRLFKSTGDSAISYADFKPEFEEYIEDLRKKAEISDNYTPNAKRAEIVGDNINDINDRYYGNNDVMGQFGFHGTHVSGIIAAARNNGVGMDGVADNVKIMAVKAVPDGDERDKDVALAIRYAVDNGARVINMSFGKSFSPHKDWVDDAFKYAAAHNVLLIHAAGNDGKNVDSAENYPNADFLNGGTASNVITVGASSNGKVGAKVASFSNYGKRTVDLFAPGVQIYATLPGGNKYGSLSGTSMACPVVAGVAALVWSYYPDLSAEQIKYVLLKSAGPLPDGTKEVNKPGQGNILVPFADLSATGGLVNAYSALKLAGTLKPEKVEKLGKKAKVMKVKKG, encoded by the coding sequence ATGAAATCTAGCGGAGCAATGGCAGTCATGGCAGGATGTGTTGCAATGATGACTGTACTTACAACTAATTCAGCCTATGCTCAGGGGAACGCAGTACCTAAGAACTGGCACCTGCTCGACTATGCTGCAGACAGCGTATACGGCACCAGCGTGCAGCGCGCCTACGCAGAACTGCTAAAAGGCAGGAAAAGCACCCCACTCGTAGTAGCCGTGATCGACTCTGGTATCGATACCCTGCACGAGGACCTGAAGTCCATTTTATGGACAAACCCCAAAGAAATCCCGGGAAATGGGATCGATGATGATAAGAATGGCTATGTGGACGATGTTCATGGCTGGAATTTCCTGGGAGGTAAAGATGGCCGTAGCCTGAAAGATGACTCCGACGAAGCTACCCGCGAATACGTGCGTTTAAAGGATAAATATAAGAACCCGGATTCCGCACTGGACCACAACTCAAAAGAATACGCTTACTGGCAGAAAGTATCCGCTAAAATTGCGAAACCTTCTACGGAAAGTAAGACCACTTATAAAGCCATGCTGAAACTGCAGGACAACGTAAACAGGGCCAGCAGCCTGCTCACGAAGTACCTGGATAAGAATGATTACGATGTACCGAAACTGGACAGCATCCAGACTACCGACCAGGATGTAATGGTGGCGAAGAATTTTATGATCCGCCTGTTCAAAAGTACAGGTGATTCTGCCATCAGTTATGCTGATTTCAAGCCTGAGTTCGAAGAGTACATCGAAGACCTGAGAAAGAAAGCGGAGATTTCTGATAACTACACCCCCAACGCGAAGCGGGCAGAGATCGTAGGTGACAATATCAACGATATCAACGATCGGTATTACGGTAACAATGACGTAATGGGTCAGTTTGGTTTCCATGGCACCCACGTATCCGGTATCATTGCTGCTGCCAGGAATAACGGTGTAGGTATGGATGGCGTGGCCGACAATGTAAAGATCATGGCGGTGAAAGCGGTACCCGATGGGGATGAGCGTGATAAAGACGTGGCACTGGCTATCCGTTATGCGGTGGACAATGGTGCGCGTGTCATCAATATGAGCTTTGGTAAATCATTCTCTCCGCATAAGGATTGGGTGGATGACGCGTTTAAGTATGCGGCAGCGCACAATGTACTGCTGATTCATGCGGCAGGTAATGATGGCAAGAATGTAGATAGTGCGGAGAACTACCCGAATGCAGATTTCCTGAATGGTGGTACGGCCAGTAACGTCATTACGGTAGGTGCCAGCAGCAATGGGAAGGTAGGCGCGAAAGTTGCGAGCTTTTCCAATTATGGTAAGCGCACGGTGGATCTGTTTGCACCGGGTGTACAGATCTATGCCACCCTGCCTGGCGGAAATAAATATGGGAGTTTGAGTGGTACGAGTATGGCATGCCCGGTAGTAGCGGGTGTGGCTGCGCTGGTATGGTCTTATTATCCTGATTTAAGTGCGGAGCAGATTAAGTATGTATTGCTGAAATCAGCTGGTCCGTTGCCTGATGGAACGAAAGAAGTGAATAAACCTGGTCAGGGAAATATCCTGGTACCGTTTGCAGATTTGTCTGCTACCGGTGGTTTGGTGAATGCGTATAGTGCGTTGAAACTGGCGGGTACATTGAAGCCGGAGAAGGTGGAGAAACTGGGGAAGAAGGCGAAGGTGATGAAGGTGAAGAAAGGGTAA
- the amaB gene encoding L-piperidine-6-carboxylate dehydrogenase: protein MIQDILNQFHISSQNSGVSTGIQWLKADGAVIDAHSPVDGKHIAQVTAASRANYDTIVETAAAAFKEWRMWPAPRRGEVVRQVGEALRKNKQALGKLVSYEMGKSLQEGYGEVQEMIDICDFAVGLSRQLHGLTMHSERPGHRMYEQWHPLGITGIISAFNFPVAVWSWNSMLAWVCGDVCIWKPSEKTPLSAIACQQIMQEVLKANNVPEGVCCLLVGNRDAGEWLAADPRVPLVSATGSTRMGKAVAAEVAGRLGRSLLELGGNNAIIISKDADLDMSLIGCVFGAVGTAGQRCTSTRRLIIHESVYDAFTAKLVKAYGQLKIGNPLDENNHVGPLIDTAAVKMYEHAIAEVQKEGGQILVEGGVLSGGDYASGCYVKPCIAAVENHYKIVQHETFAPILYVMKYKTIEEAIALQNGVPQGLSSSIMTLNLREAEAFLSQAGSDCGIANVNIGTSGAEIGGAFGGEKETGGGRESGSEAWKAYMRRQTNTINYSTQLPLAQGIKFDL from the coding sequence ATGATACAAGACATTCTTAACCAGTTTCATATCTCATCCCAAAACAGCGGTGTCAGCACAGGCATCCAGTGGTTGAAAGCTGATGGCGCAGTAATAGACGCCCATTCCCCGGTAGATGGTAAACACATTGCACAGGTCACTGCGGCCAGTCGTGCAAACTATGATACAATCGTTGAAACAGCCGCAGCTGCCTTCAAAGAATGGCGTATGTGGCCAGCGCCACGTCGTGGCGAGGTCGTAAGACAGGTAGGAGAAGCACTGCGTAAAAATAAACAGGCACTGGGCAAGCTCGTGTCTTATGAAATGGGTAAAAGTCTGCAGGAAGGTTATGGCGAAGTACAGGAGATGATCGACATCTGTGATTTTGCAGTTGGACTCTCCCGTCAGTTGCACGGCCTCACTATGCATTCAGAACGTCCGGGGCACCGCATGTATGAGCAGTGGCATCCCCTGGGTATCACAGGAATTATTTCCGCCTTCAATTTCCCGGTTGCGGTATGGAGCTGGAACTCCATGCTGGCATGGGTATGTGGCGACGTATGCATCTGGAAACCATCAGAGAAGACCCCTTTATCTGCTATCGCGTGTCAACAGATTATGCAGGAGGTGTTAAAGGCGAATAATGTACCGGAAGGGGTATGTTGCCTGCTGGTCGGCAACCGGGATGCCGGTGAATGGCTGGCCGCAGATCCCCGGGTTCCACTGGTATCTGCAACCGGTTCTACCCGTATGGGTAAGGCGGTAGCGGCAGAAGTCGCGGGTCGCCTGGGTCGTTCCTTACTGGAACTGGGGGGCAACAATGCGATCATCATTTCCAAAGATGCGGACCTGGATATGTCTCTGATCGGGTGTGTATTTGGCGCGGTAGGTACTGCCGGACAGCGTTGTACCAGCACCCGTCGTCTCATTATTCACGAAAGCGTGTATGATGCATTTACGGCGAAACTGGTCAAAGCCTACGGACAGTTGAAGATTGGTAATCCCCTGGATGAAAATAACCATGTAGGCCCGTTGATCGATACAGCTGCGGTGAAGATGTACGAACATGCAATTGCAGAAGTACAGAAAGAGGGCGGGCAGATACTGGTAGAAGGTGGCGTATTATCCGGGGGCGATTATGCTTCCGGTTGTTATGTAAAGCCTTGTATTGCAGCGGTGGAGAATCATTATAAAATCGTACAGCATGAGACCTTTGCGCCGATCCTGTATGTGATGAAATACAAGACCATAGAGGAGGCGATAGCTTTACAGAACGGGGTGCCGCAGGGCTTGTCTTCTTCTATTATGACCCTGAACCTGCGCGAGGCGGAGGCATTCCTTTCCCAGGCGGGATCTGACTGCGGTATTGCTAATGTGAATATTGGTACCTCTGGTGCGGAAATCGGGGGTGCATTTGGTGGTGAGAAAGAGACTGGTGGTGGCAGGGAAAGTGGTTCAGAGGCATGGAAGGCTTATATGCGGAGGCAGACGAATACGATTAACTATTCGACCCAATTGCCGCTGGCACAGGGGATTAAGTTTGATTTGTAA
- the panB gene encoding 3-methyl-2-oxobutanoate hydroxymethyltransferase, translating into MSTHKEVKRITTHILQRMKDEGEKISMITAYDFSMARIFDDAGMDVLLVGDSAANVMAGYETTLPITLDHMIYHAASVVRAIKRCFVVVDLPFGTYQGNSKEALMSTVRIMKETSAHGVKIEGGEEILESVKRIISAGVPVMGHLGLTPQSINKFGTYSVRATDDAEAEKLLRDAKLLEEAGCFAIVLEKIPAMLAKRVAESVRIPIIGIGAGKYVDGQVLVMHDLLGINKDFKPRFLRRYLNLYETILGASRQYINDVKAKDFPNDNEQY; encoded by the coding sequence ATGTCTACGCACAAAGAAGTTAAGCGGATCACAACGCACATCCTTCAGCGGATGAAGGATGAAGGGGAAAAGATTTCAATGATCACCGCCTACGATTTTTCCATGGCCCGCATCTTTGATGATGCCGGGATGGATGTATTGCTTGTGGGCGACTCCGCAGCAAACGTCATGGCTGGTTATGAAACTACCCTGCCTATTACCCTGGACCATATGATTTATCATGCGGCATCGGTAGTACGGGCTATCAAGCGTTGTTTTGTAGTCGTAGACCTGCCGTTCGGTACTTACCAGGGGAATTCCAAGGAAGCCCTGATGTCTACCGTGCGCATCATGAAAGAAACCAGTGCACATGGTGTAAAGATCGAAGGTGGTGAGGAGATACTGGAATCTGTAAAACGTATTATATCTGCCGGTGTGCCGGTCATGGGTCACCTGGGGCTCACACCACAGTCGATTAATAAATTCGGTACTTATTCCGTACGCGCTACGGATGATGCGGAGGCAGAAAAGCTACTGCGCGATGCGAAACTGCTGGAAGAAGCCGGCTGCTTTGCGATCGTATTGGAGAAAATCCCTGCTATGCTGGCTAAGAGAGTGGCGGAGAGTGTAAGGATCCCGATCATTGGTATTGGGGCGGGTAAGTATGTGGATGGGCAGGTGCTGGTGATGCATGATTTGCTGGGGATTAATAAGGATTTTAAGCCAAGGTTCCTGCGCCGGTATCTGAATTTGTACGAGACGATTTTGGGTGCTTCCAGGCAGTATATTAATGATGTGAAAGCGAAGGATTTCCCGAATGATAATGAACAGTATTGA
- a CDS encoding IS3 family transposase: MALVNKEDSELSIVRQCQLLEVSRSSHYHEPKGESKLNLELMEQIDRMHLEHPYFGAERMAKHLSTPELHVNVKRIRRLMRKMDISAIYPAPNTSEACKWHKTYPYLLRNLKIDRNNMVWSMDITYIPMPKGFMYLCAIIDWNSRYLLSWTLSNTMTVEFCLEALEKAISIYGAPEILNTDQGSQFTSEDFTTAVLSAEIRLSMDGVGRATDNITIERFWRSIKYENIYLNAYDSTLDLYKGIHRYVEFYNWERKHQGLEYKTPAEVYGAADKLSTYPQISTKRKKEPKKEKGYNSSNRFDSLINNSPIAV, encoded by the coding sequence ATGGCTTTAGTAAATAAGGAGGACAGTGAGCTCAGTATTGTACGTCAGTGTCAATTGCTGGAAGTATCTCGTAGCAGCCATTACCATGAGCCCAAAGGAGAAAGCAAATTAAACCTGGAGCTGATGGAGCAGATAGACCGTATGCATTTGGAACATCCCTATTTTGGGGCAGAGCGCATGGCAAAACATCTGAGTACACCAGAGCTACATGTTAATGTGAAGCGGATAAGGCGATTGATGCGGAAAATGGATATTTCGGCCATATATCCCGCCCCTAATACAAGTGAGGCATGTAAGTGGCACAAAACATATCCATACCTGCTTCGGAACCTGAAAATAGACCGGAATAATATGGTTTGGAGTATGGATATAACTTATATTCCAATGCCGAAGGGTTTTATGTACCTGTGTGCGATTATAGACTGGAATAGCCGCTATCTGTTATCCTGGACACTCAGCAATACCATGACAGTGGAATTTTGTCTGGAAGCGCTTGAAAAGGCCATTTCTATTTATGGAGCACCAGAGATCTTAAATACGGATCAGGGCAGCCAGTTTACAAGTGAAGACTTTACAACAGCTGTATTAAGTGCTGAAATTCGCCTAAGCATGGATGGAGTAGGACGAGCCACAGACAATATCACAATCGAGCGATTTTGGCGTAGCATCAAGTATGAGAATATCTATCTCAATGCTTATGATAGTACGCTGGATTTATACAAGGGAATTCACAGGTATGTGGAATTCTACAACTGGGAACGAAAACATCAAGGCCTGGAATATAAGACTCCTGCTGAGGTTTATGGAGCAGCTGATAAGTTATCCACATATCCACAGATATCAACAAAAAGAAAAAAAGAACCAAAAAAAGAAAAAGGTTATAATAGTAGTAATAGATTTGATTCTTTAATTAATAATTCACCTATTGCTGTCTAA
- a CDS encoding Ppx/GppA phosphatase family protein codes for MKLAAIDIGSNAARLLISEASPNSQGRMDFTKVNLVRVPLRLGIDVFSTGTISPKRAEHLVSTIKAYKLLLEVYEVKYLKACATSAMRDAANSTAILEDVRRETGIDIKIISGQEEASFLYESHIAESLDKSRAYMYIDVGGGSTEVTIFNRNTLVHKTSFNIGTIRLLQQQVPEAHWQNMKDIIKQQLKGLGPVTAIGSGGNINKVFSLSKRKEGKPLTLDVLKDYYKEFSSFSVEERIHLYNLREDRADVIVPALQIYVNIMRWANAEEIFVPKIGLADGLIQSLYGEITSI; via the coding sequence ATGAAGCTTGCTGCTATTGACATAGGCTCTAACGCCGCCCGGTTACTGATTTCAGAGGCATCGCCCAACAGTCAGGGACGTATGGACTTTACGAAAGTCAACCTGGTGCGCGTGCCTTTAAGGCTGGGTATTGACGTTTTCAGCACCGGCACTATTTCTCCTAAAAGGGCAGAACACCTGGTCAGTACAATCAAGGCTTACAAACTCCTCCTCGAAGTTTACGAAGTAAAATACCTGAAGGCCTGCGCCACCAGCGCGATGCGCGATGCCGCCAATTCCACCGCTATCCTTGAGGATGTGAGACGCGAAACAGGTATCGACATCAAAATTATATCCGGTCAGGAAGAGGCTTCTTTTCTCTACGAAAGCCACATAGCCGAGAGTCTCGACAAGTCACGCGCCTATATGTATATAGATGTAGGTGGTGGTAGTACCGAGGTCACCATCTTCAACAGGAACACACTCGTACACAAGACTTCTTTCAATATCGGTACTATCCGCCTGCTCCAGCAACAGGTGCCTGAAGCTCACTGGCAGAACATGAAGGATATCATCAAGCAACAGCTCAAAGGCCTTGGCCCTGTTACAGCGATCGGTTCCGGCGGTAATATCAACAAGGTATTTTCCCTTTCCAAACGCAAGGAAGGGAAACCTCTCACCCTCGACGTGCTGAAGGATTACTACAAGGAATTCAGCAGTTTCTCTGTCGAAGAAAGAATCCACCTCTATAATTTAAGGGAAGACCGGGCAGATGTGATTGTGCCGGCCCTGCAGATCTATGTGAACATCATGCGCTGGGCGAATGCAGAAGAGATCTTTGTACCAAAAATCGGGCTGGCAGACGGCCTGATCCAGTCACTTTACGGAGAAATCACTTCAATTTAA
- a CDS encoding DUF1338 domain-containing protein encodes MLDYVLNGLMQRYQERVPDVAAIIAAMINEDLIQIADDIENDHIAFRTIGVPQLGIQSLEKIFLHYGYTKQAQYHFSEKKLDAYWYAPSEPKYPRIFISELRVQDLSEDAQRIITSYTDEVKVDPVTKLDLDNGPEVDLFLHSALWKTPSLADYKALAAESEYAAWVIYNRYYLNHFTISLQNLPAGYNTVADFNAFLERNGFKLNDAGGKIKESPDHLLLQSSTVAKMIPAKFAGNVTQEISGSYVEFAERRVLPQFAHLPLSEIKREHRREGFEAGNADRIFESTYSSQTQR; translated from the coding sequence ATGTTAGACTATGTACTGAACGGCCTGATGCAACGGTATCAGGAGCGTGTTCCTGACGTCGCCGCCATTATCGCCGCAATGATCAATGAAGATCTCATTCAGATTGCAGATGACATTGAAAATGATCACATTGCCTTCCGGACAATCGGTGTGCCTCAATTGGGTATTCAATCCCTGGAGAAGATCTTCCTGCATTACGGTTACACGAAACAGGCACAATATCATTTCAGCGAAAAGAAACTGGATGCTTACTGGTATGCACCATCGGAACCGAAGTATCCCCGCATTTTTATCAGTGAGCTGCGGGTACAGGATCTGAGTGAGGATGCACAGCGGATCATTACCAGTTATACTGATGAAGTGAAAGTGGACCCGGTTACAAAATTAGACCTGGATAATGGCCCTGAGGTAGACCTGTTTTTGCATAGTGCGCTATGGAAAACTCCTTCCCTGGCAGATTACAAGGCGCTGGCAGCGGAGAGCGAATATGCTGCCTGGGTGATCTACAACAGGTATTACCTGAATCATTTTACCATCAGTTTGCAGAACCTGCCTGCAGGGTATAATACCGTAGCAGATTTCAATGCATTCCTGGAACGGAATGGGTTTAAATTGAATGACGCAGGTGGAAAGATCAAGGAAAGCCCGGATCATTTGTTATTACAGAGTAGTACGGTGGCGAAGATGATCCCGGCAAAGTTTGCAGGGAATGTGACACAGGAGATCTCCGGGTCTTATGTGGAGTTTGCGGAGAGAAGGGTGTTGCCACAGTTTGCGCATTTACCTTTAAGTGAGATTAAGAGAGAGCATAGAAGAGAAGGGTTTGAGGCGGGGAATGCGGACAGGATTTTTGAGAGTACGTATAGTTCGCAGACGCAGCGGTAA
- a CDS encoding transposase, whose amino-acid sequence MNKGRRKFNAAFKAKVAIEALKEQLTLAELAEKYDIHPTQITEWKKQLLSGSEDVFDQGKKAGSDASDHQEEKDELYKQIGQLKVEVDWLKKKSEQAFGKNWKDGFSK is encoded by the coding sequence ATGAACAAGGGAAGAAGAAAGTTCAATGCAGCGTTTAAAGCGAAAGTAGCTATCGAAGCCTTAAAGGAACAGCTGACCTTAGCAGAGCTGGCCGAGAAGTATGATATACATCCTACTCAGATAACTGAGTGGAAGAAGCAACTGCTTTCAGGGTCAGAGGATGTGTTTGACCAGGGAAAGAAGGCAGGTAGCGATGCCTCAGATCATCAGGAAGAAAAAGACGAACTATATAAGCAAATCGGTCAACTCAAGGTAGAGGTCGACTGGTTGAAAAAAAAATCTGAGCAGGCATTTGGGAAAAACTGGAAAGATGGCTTTAGTAAATAA
- a CDS encoding IS5 family transposase has protein sequence MIRYTPAKQLTLEGFSTPFSQQLSTTNRWVILAAKIPWDKLADVYYKKMRADFGAPTLSARMVIGAVIIKHILNIDDREVVEQITENIYLQYFVGLSSFQQEAPFDASLMVSIRKRLGIDVMSRLNEIILQEAGLIKANEEKTADTRSEDDQDGNGGKSNNNVLNEHTESVKGKSSDGLSGTVMLDATVSEQQIEYPTDIKLLNEGRRQLERMIERGCQVAELVMPRMYRRIARKQYLNIAKKKNKSKRDIRRGIRQQLQYVKRDLKYINWLIESEANFKGVLKMKDWRLIRVIQEMYRQQAEMYKNREHKISDRIVSIYQPHVRPIPRGKDRVSTEFGSKQLVMLKDGYTHIEKLSWDNYNEGSLLTESLETYKRLFGCYPERVLGDQLFGTRENRRFMSGKGIRYVGKPLGRPSSNSKEQKRLLQKEMPERNAIEGKFGQGKNAYGLGKIKARLKDTAESWVMSIYFVMNLLKLAAGSLLSVLQIYYWLVKEGYLTTMGNRSDTQFISRYLRH, from the coding sequence ATGATACGTTACACTCCTGCAAAACAGTTAACCTTAGAAGGATTTTCAACTCCTTTTTCGCAGCAATTATCCACTACAAACCGATGGGTTATACTAGCTGCAAAGATTCCGTGGGACAAACTGGCGGACGTGTATTATAAAAAAATGCGGGCAGATTTCGGTGCTCCAACATTGAGTGCCCGGATGGTAATAGGTGCAGTGATCATCAAACATATACTTAACATAGATGATCGGGAGGTAGTAGAGCAGATCACGGAAAATATATATCTGCAATATTTTGTAGGCTTAAGCAGTTTTCAACAGGAGGCTCCCTTTGATGCATCATTGATGGTCAGTATTAGAAAAAGATTAGGCATAGATGTGATGTCCAGATTGAATGAGATTATTTTGCAGGAAGCCGGACTAATCAAAGCGAATGAAGAGAAAACAGCGGATACCCGCAGTGAGGATGATCAGGATGGGAATGGTGGAAAGAGTAATAACAATGTCTTGAATGAGCATACAGAGAGCGTAAAAGGAAAGTCATCTGATGGGCTATCAGGAACAGTCATGTTAGATGCGACAGTGTCAGAGCAACAGATCGAATATCCAACAGATATCAAATTATTAAATGAGGGTCGCCGTCAATTGGAAAGGATGATAGAGCGGGGATGTCAGGTAGCAGAACTGGTGATGCCGCGCATGTATCGGAGAATAGCGAGGAAGCAATATTTGAACATTGCCAAAAAAAAGAACAAAAGCAAACGAGATATACGCAGAGGTATCCGACAGCAATTACAATATGTTAAACGAGATTTAAAGTACATCAACTGGCTGATAGAATCAGAAGCTAATTTCAAGGGGGTGCTGAAAATGAAAGACTGGAGGTTAATACGGGTGATCCAGGAAATGTATCGTCAGCAGGCAGAGATGTATAAGAATAGAGAGCATAAAATATCGGATCGGATTGTAAGTATCTATCAACCGCATGTACGTCCAATACCGAGAGGTAAAGACCGTGTATCAACTGAGTTTGGCAGCAAACAACTGGTGATGTTGAAAGATGGCTACACCCATATAGAAAAACTGAGCTGGGATAATTACAATGAAGGTTCATTGTTGACCGAAAGCCTTGAAACATATAAACGCTTGTTTGGGTGCTATCCAGAGCGTGTATTGGGAGATCAGTTGTTCGGCACACGTGAAAACAGACGATTCATGAGTGGAAAAGGGATCCGTTATGTGGGCAAGCCATTGGGTCGGCCCTCATCAAATAGTAAGGAGCAAAAGCGATTATTGCAAAAGGAGATGCCGGAACGAAATGCGATCGAAGGGAAGTTTGGACAGGGGAAAAATGCATATGGACTGGGCAAAATCAAGGCCCGCCTCAAGGATACAGCTGAGAGTTGGGTGATGTCTATATACTTTGTTATGAATCTGCTTAAACTGGCAGCAGGTTCTTTGTTGTCAGTACTGCAGATCTATTACTGGCTGGTAAAGGAGGGCTATTTGACCACAATGGGGAATAGATCCGATACACAATTTATATCCCGGTATCTGAGACATTAA